From Medicago truncatula cultivar Jemalong A17 chromosome 7, MtrunA17r5.0-ANR, whole genome shotgun sequence, a single genomic window includes:
- the LOC25499949 gene encoding putative ubiquitin-conjugating enzyme E2 38, whose amino-acid sequence MGKMKNNFDLVSDDSDHKYRLNNIGGNCFSDTKSAIYKRIMKEWKILEKNLPDSIYVRAYERRIDLLRAVIVGAAGTPYHDSLFFFDIQFPSDYPNKPPKIQYHSFGYFLNPNLYPNGMVCLSLLSTYVGEKCEKWDPSSSTILQVLVSIQGLVLNEKPLFNAPPFRVFKRSFHEKRSRAFIEDVFVLTCYTVVNLIRKPPKNFEDFVKEHFRERGHVLLAACREYVNGRVMVGYYNYNNKQMASSSSSTSMTGIKVRESFQMSLRSAYGNMYMQFIKCGASLEGFLQELELEEQGKDMSKSKSKRSNGGGGVFKKAMGKIKLALGLKKK is encoded by the coding sequence ATGGGAAAGATGAAGAACAATTTCGACTTGGTTTCAGACGATTCCGATCACAAATACCGCCTCAACAACATCGGCGGAAATTGCTTCAGCGACACAAAAAGTGCCATATATAAAAGAATCATGAAAGAGTGGAAAATCCTCGAAAAGAATCTCCCTGATTCCATCTACGTCAGAGCCTACGAACGCCGTATTGATTTACTACGCGCCGTCATCGTTGGCGCTGCTGGTACACCTTACCACGACAGCCTCTTCTTCTTTGACATTCAATTCCCCTCCGATTACCCAAACAAGCCGCCAAAAATCCAATACCACTCGTTCGGGTATTTTTTAAACCCTAATCTCTACCCTAACGGCATGGTTTGTTTAAGCCTTCTTAGCACATATGTCGGTGAAAAGTGCGAAAAGTGGGACCCATCAAGTTCAACTATTCTTCAGGTTTTAGTTTCTATTCAAGGGCTCGTTCTCAATGAGAAACCACTTTTTAACGCACCTCCTTTTCGTGTATTTAAACGTTCTTTTCATGAGAAAAGGTCACGTGCTTTCATtgaagatgtttttgttctcacgtgcTACACTGTCGTTAACCTAATTCGGAAACCACCTAAGAATTTTGAGGATTTTGTGAAGGAACACTTTCGTGAAAGAGGTCATGTACTTCTTGCTGCATGTAGAGAGTATGTGAATGGACGTGTGATGGTTGGGTATTATAATTACAACAACAAGCAAATGGCATCGTCGTCTTCATCGACCTCGATGACAGGTATTAAGGTTAGGGAGTCTTTTCAGATGTCTTTACGGTCTGCTTACGGCAATATGTATATGCAGTTTATAAAATGTGGTGCTTCTTTGGAGGGTTTTCTTCAAGAGTTGGAGCTTGAAGAACAAGGCAAGGACATGAGCAAGAGTAAGAGTAAGAGATCCAACGGTGGGGGTGGAGTCTTCAAGAAAGCTATGGGGAAGATCAAACTAGCTTTGGgattgaagaagaagtag
- the LOC25499950 gene encoding probable UDP-3-O-acylglucosamine N-acyltransferase 2, mitochondrial — MTMAVVTRRKLVSFVRSTSTTPFLNHTQYSNFLYILSSSHPHFSTTSSSSCSEDKFKKWKNGGGIFHESACIDSTAFLDVGAIVHSESVVGSNVRIASGTVVGPSVSIAHSTIIGFNVSLSNCSIGDSCVIHNGVCIGQDGFGFYVDGDGHMIKKPQKLNVIIGNGVEIGANTCIDRGSWRDTFIGDNSKIDNLVQIGHNVVIGKNCMLCGQVGIAGSATIGDYVTMGGRVAIRDHVSITSKVRLAALSCVTKDITEPGDYGGFPAVSIHKWRRQVASSFAVRGV; from the exons ATGACAATGGCAGTTGTAACCAGAAGAAAATTGGTTTCCTTTGTTCGTTCAACTTCAACAACCCCTTTTCTCAATCACACTCAATATTCAAACTTTCTCtatattctctcttcttctcatcCTCATTTCTCtactacttcttcttcttcttgttccg aggataaatttaaaaaatggaaaaatggtGGTGGAATTTTCCATGAATCAGCTTGTATTGACTCAACGGCTTTTCTAGATGTTGGAGCTATTGTTCATTCGGAATCTGTTGTTGGTTCAAATGTTCGTATTGCTTCCGGAACTGTGGTTGGACCTTCTGTTTCTATTGCTCATTCAACAATTATTGG GTTTAACGTATCACTTAGTAATTGCAGTATAGGCGATTCATGTGTAATTCACAATGGAGTCTGCATCGGTCAAGATG GATTTGGATTTTATGTGGATGGTGATGGTCACATGATAAAGAAGCCGCAG AAGCTGAATGTAATAATAGGGAACGGTGTGGAAATTGGTGCAAATACATGCATTGACAGGGGCAG CTGGAGAGATACGTTTATTGGGGACAACTCGAAGATAGATAATTTAGTTCAG ATTGGTCACAATGTAGTTATTGGGAAGAATTGTATGCTTTGTGGACAAGTAGGGATTGCAGGCTCAGCAAC CATAGGAGATTATGTGACGATGGGAGGAAGGGTAGCAATACGAGATCATGTATCGATTACATCAAAG GTTCGACTTGCTGCGTTAAGTTGTGTAACCAAGGACATCACAGAACCTGGAGACTACGGTGGCTTTCCTGCT GTTTCTATTCACAAATGGCGGAGACAAGTTGCCAGCAGTTTTGCAGTTAGAGGAGTCTGA